The following proteins are encoded in a genomic region of Alnus glutinosa chromosome 8, dhAlnGlut1.1, whole genome shotgun sequence:
- the LOC133875155 gene encoding uncharacterized protein LOC133875155: MENKPSGSSPTSFLDQLVVPGDVVLDLSNMTNQTIKLGGGLRQDCDSIVVMKAGKLRFTKPNKYWVEGSHKRYEPHAGDSVLGIVVDSKADNFLVDIKGPALAFLPVLAFEGGTRRNIPKFEVGTLLYVRVVKANPGMNPELSCTDASGKAADFGQLKDGYMFESSTGLSRTLLSSPTCPVLEALGKKLSFEIAVGLNGRVWVNATTPSTIIVVANAIMNSESLSGVQQRIMVEKLLQNLKLSK, translated from the exons ATGGAAAACAAACCTTCCGGTTCTTCGCCGACAAGCTTCCTCGATCAGTTAGTC GTACCAGGGGACGTGGTTCTGGATCTCTCAAACATGACCAACCAAACCATTAAGCTCGGCGGTGGTCTCCGTCAG GACTGTGATTCTATTGTCGTCATGAAGGCTGGGAAGCTTAGGTTCACAAAGCCAAACAAATATTGGGTCGAGGGCTCCCACAAAAGG TATGAGCCTCATGCAGGGGATTCTGTTCTTGGAATTGTGGTAGACTCTAAAGCAGAt AACTTCCTTGTTGACATAAAAGGACCTGCATTGGCATTTTTGCCCGTGCTAGCGTTTGAAGGAGGAACAAGGAGAAACATACCAAAGTTTGAG GTAGGTACTTTGCTCTACGTTCGGGTTGTGAAGGCAAACCCTGGCATGAATCCAGAGCTCTCATGCACTGATG CCAGTGGAAAAGCAGCAGACTTTGGCCAGCTTAAAGATGGCTACATGTTTGAATCTTCAACTGGTCTATCAAGAAC GCTCCTGAGCTCACCGACATGTCCAGTTCTCGAGGCTCTAGGGAAGAAGCTTTCCTTTGAGATAGCAGTCGGATTAAATGGCCGTGTTTGG GTCAATGCCACCACTCCATCCACAATCATTGTTGTTGCTAATGCAATTATGAACTCAGAATCTTTGAGTGGGGTGCAGCAGagaattatggtggagaaattgctTCAGAATTTAAAGTTATCAA aatga
- the LOC133875806 gene encoding transcription factor WER-like isoform X1, producing the protein MHNNRGVDFQNTQGRHPSLSLSLSLSLCQKSSRSAATRMEGGGEYRRGLWTAEEDRILLDYIRVHGKGKWNRIAKMSGLKRCGKSCRLRWINYLSPSVKRGDFSEEEEDLIIRLHKLLGNRWSLIAGRVPGRTDNQVKNHWNSHLSKKLGIKKGKIKGGASLQSISGKMLPKSYNNIPLDSNSELPSDYTGEAASETVIEDGSQSVIGDGSQSLLRLTSTEEAIVDENYGFSFWFSHDDLNLHTTPYLAEPLDGYCLDFVWDGL; encoded by the exons ATGCACAACAACAGGGGAGTGGACTTCCAAAATACCCAAGGCCGccacccatctctctctctctctctctctctctcactgtgtCAAAAATCTTCTCGATCTGCTGCAACAAGAATGGAAGGTGGGGGTGAATACAGAAGAGGGTTGTGGACAGCGGAGGAGGATAGAATCCTACTGGATTACATAAGGGTGCATGGAAAAGGGAAGTGGAATCGCATCGCTAAAATGTCAG GTTTGAAGAGGTGTGGCAAGAGTTGCAGATTAAGGTGGATAAATTATTTAAGTCCCAGTGTGAAGCGGGGTGATTTCTCAGAGGAAGAAGAGGACCTCATAATTCGCCTCCATAAGCTCCTGGGAAACAG GTGGTCTTTGATCGCTGGGCGGGTACCTGGGAGAACTGACAATCAAGTTAAGAACCACTGGAACTCTCATTTGAGCAAGAAGCTCGGGATCAAGAAGGGAAAAATCAAAGGTGGTGCTTCTTTGCAGTCAATCTCTGGAAAAATGTTGCCGAAAAGTTATAATAATATTCCATTAGATTCAAATTCTGAGCTACCTTCTGATTACACTGGGGAAGCTGCAAGCGAGACCGTGATTGAAGATGGGTCTCAAAGTGTCATTGGAGATGGGTCTCAAAGCTTGTTGAGGCTTACTAGCACAGAAGAAGCCATCGTAGACGAAAACTAtgggttttctttttggttctctCATGATGATCTGAATTTACATACTACTCCTTATTTAGCCGAGCCTCTAGATGGATATTgtcttgattttgtttgggATGGTTTGTAG
- the LOC133875806 gene encoding transcription factor WER-like isoform X2 yields the protein MEKGSGIASLKCLKRCGKSCRLRWINYLSPSVKRGDFSEEEEDLIIRLHKLLGNRWSLIAGRVPGRTDNQVKNHWNSHLSKKLGIKKGKIKGGASLQSISGKMLPKSYNNIPLDSNSELPSDYTGEAASETVIEDGSQSVIGDGSQSLLRLTSTEEAIVDENYGFSFWFSHDDLNLHTTPYLAEPLDGYCLDFVWDGL from the exons ATGGAAAAGGGAAGTGGAATCGCATCGCTAAAAT GTTTGAAGAGGTGTGGCAAGAGTTGCAGATTAAGGTGGATAAATTATTTAAGTCCCAGTGTGAAGCGGGGTGATTTCTCAGAGGAAGAAGAGGACCTCATAATTCGCCTCCATAAGCTCCTGGGAAACAG GTGGTCTTTGATCGCTGGGCGGGTACCTGGGAGAACTGACAATCAAGTTAAGAACCACTGGAACTCTCATTTGAGCAAGAAGCTCGGGATCAAGAAGGGAAAAATCAAAGGTGGTGCTTCTTTGCAGTCAATCTCTGGAAAAATGTTGCCGAAAAGTTATAATAATATTCCATTAGATTCAAATTCTGAGCTACCTTCTGATTACACTGGGGAAGCTGCAAGCGAGACCGTGATTGAAGATGGGTCTCAAAGTGTCATTGGAGATGGGTCTCAAAGCTTGTTGAGGCTTACTAGCACAGAAGAAGCCATCGTAGACGAAAACTAtgggttttctttttggttctctCATGATGATCTGAATTTACATACTACTCCTTATTTAGCCGAGCCTCTAGATGGATATTgtcttgattttgtttgggATGGTTTGTAG